Proteins encoded within one genomic window of Ranitomeya variabilis isolate aRanVar5 chromosome 4, aRanVar5.hap1, whole genome shotgun sequence:
- the LOC143766245 gene encoding uncharacterized protein LOC143766245 isoform X2 produces the protein MDMDKDKMAERLLQLTLEILFWLTGEDCTVVKKTSSERRQSPVSDGWEGPLSPVTGPPPHPLVYEDINDQKILELAYKMIQLLTREVPIRCQDIAVYLSMEELEYLEGHKDLYKDVMMEDPQPLTSPDLSSKRTTPERYPRPLLTQDCKHEDPNVPLDHQGEDLTHFNTTETSVRSDDCTRRSEGQLTASIFELGDLEITHDTIEMNDIIPDIPSSLHSKDLSSDPHPSKPVLSSDSLQAIKKNKSQKRGIKKQTALKAKKPIAHLEYRNSCPLKTSFDKHQKIHTEKRFSCSKCGKYFNQKADLTRHERIHTGEKPFSCSECGKCFVQKPDLLNHQRTHTGEKPYLCSECGKCFARKSAVVIHQRTHTGEKPFTCSECGKCFALKPHLVDHQRTHTGEKPYLCSECGKSFITKGILVIHQRTHTGERPFSCSECGKGFVQKSHLVSHQRTHTGEKPYLCSECGKCFAWKSHFVTHQRSNTGEKSYLCSECEKCWSDKSSFDKQCSY, from the exons atggatatggataaGGACAAAATGGCGGAGAGGCTATTACAACTCACCCTAGAAATCCTCttctggcttactggagag gattgcacagtagtgaagaagacttcTAGTGAGCGCCGTCagtcccctgtttctgatgggtggGAAGGACCCCTGAGCCcagtcacagggcctccacctcaccccctggtatatgaggacatcaatgaccagaagatcctagaactcgcctacaagatgattcaGCTGCTGActcgagag gttcctataaggtgtcaggatatcgccgtctatctctccatggaggaattggagtatctagaaggacacaaagatctgtacaaggacgtcatgatggaggatccgcagcccctcacatcaccag atctatccagtaagagaacaacaccagagagatatccccgtcctcttcttacacaggactgtaaacatgaagatcccaatgttcctctggATCATCAG ggtgaagatctgacccattttAATACTACTGAGACATCTGTGAGGAGtg atgactgtaccagaagATCTGAGGGACAACTAACAGCTTCAATTTTTGAATTGGGTGACCTTGAGATCACACATGATACAATTGAAATGAATGACATtattccagatataccatcatcccttcacagcaaagacctATCATCTGATCCTCATCCTTCGAAACCGGtcctatcttctgattcattacaggctattaagaaaaataaaagtcagaaaagaggcattaaaaaacaaactgctcttaAAGCAAAGAAGCCAATTGCACATTTGGAATATAGAAACAGTTGTCCCCTCAAAACATCTTTTGataaacatcaaaaaattcacacagagaagagattttcttgttccaaatgtgggaaatattttaaccagaaagcaGATCTTACTAGACATGAAAGAATTCatactggggagaagcctttttcatgttctgaatgtgggaaatgttttgtacaaAAACCAGATCTTcttaatcaccagagaactcacacaggggagaaaccatatttatgttcagaatgtggaaaatgttttgcaagGAAATCAGCTGttgttattcaccagagaactcacacaggggagaagccttttacatgttcggaatgtggaaaatgttttgcattGAAACCACACCTTGTtgatcaccagagaactcacacaggagagaagccatatttatgttcagaatgtgggaaaagttttataaCGAAAGGGATTCTTGTTattcatcagagaactcacacaggggagaggcccttttcatgttcagaatgtggaaaaggtTTTGtacagaaatcacatcttgttagtcaccagagaactcacacaggagagaagccatatttatgttcagaatgtggaaaatgttttgcatgGAAATCACactttgttacacatcagagaagtaACACAGGCGAGAAGTcatatttatgttcagaatgtgagaaatgttggtCAGATAAATCAAGTTTTGATAAACAATGTTCATATTAA
- the LOC143766245 gene encoding uncharacterized protein LOC143766245 isoform X1, whose amino-acid sequence MDMDKDKMAERLLQLTLEILFWLTGEDCTVVKKTSSERRQSPVSDGWEGPLSPVTGPPPHPLVYEDINDQKILELAYKMIQLLTREVPIRCQDIAVYLSMEELEYLEGHKDLYKDVMMEDPQPLTSPDLSSKRTTPERYPRPLLTQDCKHEDPNVPLDHQGEDLTHFNTTETSVRSGEWCKEEITKYKSQHDCTRRSEGQLTASIFELGDLEITHDTIEMNDIIPDIPSSLHSKDLSSDPHPSKPVLSSDSLQAIKKNKSQKRGIKKQTALKAKKPIAHLEYRNSCPLKTSFDKHQKIHTEKRFSCSKCGKYFNQKADLTRHERIHTGEKPFSCSECGKCFVQKPDLLNHQRTHTGEKPYLCSECGKCFARKSAVVIHQRTHTGEKPFTCSECGKCFALKPHLVDHQRTHTGEKPYLCSECGKSFITKGILVIHQRTHTGERPFSCSECGKGFVQKSHLVSHQRTHTGEKPYLCSECGKCFAWKSHFVTHQRSNTGEKSYLCSECEKCWSDKSSFDKQCSY is encoded by the exons atggatatggataaGGACAAAATGGCGGAGAGGCTATTACAACTCACCCTAGAAATCCTCttctggcttactggagag gattgcacagtagtgaagaagacttcTAGTGAGCGCCGTCagtcccctgtttctgatgggtggGAAGGACCCCTGAGCCcagtcacagggcctccacctcaccccctggtatatgaggacatcaatgaccagaagatcctagaactcgcctacaagatgattcaGCTGCTGActcgagag gttcctataaggtgtcaggatatcgccgtctatctctccatggaggaattggagtatctagaaggacacaaagatctgtacaaggacgtcatgatggaggatccgcagcccctcacatcaccag atctatccagtaagagaacaacaccagagagatatccccgtcctcttcttacacaggactgtaaacatgaagatcccaatgttcctctggATCATCAG ggtgaagatctgacccattttAATACTACTGAGACATCTGTGAGGAGtggtgagtggtgtaaagaggagattactAAATATAAAAGCCAAC atgactgtaccagaagATCTGAGGGACAACTAACAGCTTCAATTTTTGAATTGGGTGACCTTGAGATCACACATGATACAATTGAAATGAATGACATtattccagatataccatcatcccttcacagcaaagacctATCATCTGATCCTCATCCTTCGAAACCGGtcctatcttctgattcattacaggctattaagaaaaataaaagtcagaaaagaggcattaaaaaacaaactgctcttaAAGCAAAGAAGCCAATTGCACATTTGGAATATAGAAACAGTTGTCCCCTCAAAACATCTTTTGataaacatcaaaaaattcacacagagaagagattttcttgttccaaatgtgggaaatattttaaccagaaagcaGATCTTACTAGACATGAAAGAATTCatactggggagaagcctttttcatgttctgaatgtgggaaatgttttgtacaaAAACCAGATCTTcttaatcaccagagaactcacacaggggagaaaccatatttatgttcagaatgtggaaaatgttttgcaagGAAATCAGCTGttgttattcaccagagaactcacacaggggagaagccttttacatgttcggaatgtggaaaatgttttgcattGAAACCACACCTTGTtgatcaccagagaactcacacaggagagaagccatatttatgttcagaatgtgggaaaagttttataaCGAAAGGGATTCTTGTTattcatcagagaactcacacaggggagaggcccttttcatgttcagaatgtggaaaaggtTTTGtacagaaatcacatcttgttagtcaccagagaactcacacaggagagaagccatatttatgttcagaatgtggaaaatgttttgcatgGAAATCACactttgttacacatcagagaagtaACACAGGCGAGAAGTcatatttatgttcagaatgtgagaaatgttggtCAGATAAATCAAGTTTTGATAAACAATGTTCATATTAA